A region of the Gemmatimonadota bacterium genome:
GAGCTGAGCCAGGAAACCGGGGAATGGGAGGCTCTGCTCGCCTCGGCCGCCGAGCTGAGGGCAGAGCGGGCGCCGGCGTGGTTGGCAGCGCGTGTCATGAGCGCGCTCTCCGCTCCGCCTGCGCCTACCTTCTGGCGCGCGGCCTGGGAGTGGCTGCTCCACCCCCAACCCGTGCGCCTGCGGCCGATCGGAGTCATGCTGGCTGGCGCGGCCGCGCTCCTGCTCTTCTGGATCTGGCCGGGTGCGAGGCCGCCGCTACCGGGGACGGGTGCCGCTGGGCCAGGCGCGGCCGCCCAGTTTACGGGTGGGGCGGTTCCGGTGGTATACGTGCAGTTCGTGTTTGCTGCCGAGAGTGCGACCTCGGTGGCGGTGGCAGGCGATTTCAATGGCTGGCAGTCCGCCGGCTACCCGTTGAGCGACGCGGATGGCGACGGGGTCTGGACGGGTCTGTTCGCGCTGCAGCCCGGGCTTCACAAATACATGTTCCTGGTAGATGGCGCACGCTGGCTGACGGACCCTCGAGCGGAGCGCTACGTGGATGATGGCTTTGGCATGCGCAACGCGCTCATTGCCGTGGCGCCGCCGACCGGGAGGGCCTCCTGAGGCGACACCGCGCGCTCCTTGCGTTGGGTCTGGCAGGGGGCGTGCTGGCGCAAGGTCCGCGCGCGGCGTTCGCGCAGCAGGTCAGCCTCTGGCTGGACGCCGGCGCTTCGCACGCCCGGCCGCCCGCCGATGCAGCCGACGGCCGGGCCGGCACCCACGGGCTGCTGGGCGCGCGAGTGCGCGTAGATGGCCGTGCTTCCCTGGAGTTCTCGGCGCAGGGCGGGCGCAGCACCGATGCGGAGAGCGGCAGTTGGTTGAGCGGGATGATCGGCGGTGAGCTGGGTGGCCGCGCCGGAGGGCTCACGCTGGCCGCGGGCGCAAACGCCTTCGGCCTGAATTACGTGGAGCCCTTCGAATACCAGGCGTACGGGTTGGAATTGCGCCCCCGCCTGGGCGCAACCTTAGGCTCTGCGACGCTCAGCATCCAGGGTAACCTGACGCGCGGGGGGTGGGAAAGCGCGACGGCTGGCGAGCGGGCCGGGCTGCTGGGGCCACTCGAAAGCGGCGAGCGCCGTGATGGCCGGTTGCAGGTGACGGGTGGGGCGATCGAGCTCCTGGCCCCGCTCGATCGAGGCGTCTGGCTGCGCCTGGCGGGCGAGCGCTACCGTGCGGTCAACGGCCCGGCCGATGGTGACTACCGCGGCGGATCGG
Encoded here:
- a CDS encoding isoamylase early set domain-containing protein, translated to ELSQETGEWEALLASAAELRAERAPAWLAARVMSALSAPPAPTFWRAAWEWLLHPQPVRLRPIGVMLAGAAALLLFWIWPGARPPLPGTGAAGPGAAAQFTGGAVPVVYVQFVFAAESATSVAVAGDFNGWQSAGYPLSDADGDGVWTGLFALQPGLHKYMFLVDGARWLTDPRAERYVDDGFGMRNALIAVAPPTGRAS